A stretch of DNA from Paenibacillus albus:
CGGCCATGTGCAGATCACGAGCCCGCCTTCGTCGTTCAGCGAGTATAATCTCCACGTATTCGCTTCGTTCCGCATGCTCGACTTGAAATTATGGCGGTATAGCGATTGCAGCGCCGAACGGGTTTGCTGCTTATCGAAGATTTCCCCGAGTCCGCATAGATTGGCATGCCACTGGGCAACAACCTGATCGATCGCGCAGCCGTCCGCAATCTGGTATTTGATCTCGCTTAATTCTTCATTCCAATACGCAGCGACGGTCTTGTCATCAAATTGTTCCAGCAGTTCTTTATCCGATAGATCGACTTGCTGAACGTAGTATTCACCGTTAAACAGATGCTCGTCTACCCATCGCTTGCCGGTTTGGAACAATTCGCTGAACTCCGCTGCCGACTCCTGTTCGCTCAAGGCTTCCGCCATTTCGGTGCCTGCCTTCAGGGCAGCCAGATAGAAGCCGCTCAGCCACGAATTCGGTCCGTACAGCTCCATATCGAGCGTATGATGCTGCCTTCCCGTCAATACGCCCGTCTTATCCGGGTCCCACTTATCCTCGTTGCTGCCTATCCATGCATAGGTAATGGACTCCTTAACAGCCGGCCAGATCGAGCGCAGCCAATCCGTGTCCCCCGAGATCTTCCAATCCCGATAAGCCTTGATTACGCCGCCGAATTGACCATCGGCGCAAGCCCGAAAGTCCGATCTTTCGCGTCCGAGCGGCAGCATAAGCCGGAACGACATTCTGCCGTCTTCGCGCTTGTTGTATTTGAAATCCAGCTCCCTCATGCTGCGCTCTAGGCGCGGGAACAAGAACGGCAGCGCATACGCATAGTTCCATACATGCGTGCAGGAGCCTTCGCAGCAGCCCAAGTCTTCGATGCAGCCCTCGAAGCCATAGAACGAGCCGTCGGTCAGACGCAGCGTCGTCGCCGACTTGATGACGGACAGGTTGGCGGATACCGCATCCTTTACAGCGCCTGGCACAGTCGAAGCAAACAAAGAATCCTTGAACGTGAGAGTATCGCGGTATAAGCGCTCCCAGTTCGTCATCGCATATTGCGCGCTCGCCTTGGAATCATCGAACCACGTTGCATAGTAATTCTTCCACGAGTTGGCGCCCGTCCGAGCCGGGTTCCAATTGTTCTCCACATTCGGGAAGCTCCAGCTTATGATGAACTTGATTCGCTTCTTCTCTCCAGAGTTCAAGGTGATATGCGCCGCAAGCGATGCAGTATCCTTCCGATGTGCAGTCGATTCATCCGCTTCATAATGCCTGTTCACGAAACGGCCCGGCTGCGTGAAGTCATGCCAGAACATCTCGAGATTATCGCACCAT
This window harbors:
- a CDS encoding GH116 family glycosyl-hydrolase; this encodes MNQQYKGANTREISFPLGGIGSGSIGLAGNGRLIDWEIFNRPNKRSFNGFSHFAIKAEQDGKLLDARVLNGDMQSPYTGEPVRGGPLHSGYGFGPESQTMAGMPHFQESAFKGEFPIAEMSFADAAFPGNVQLTAFNPFIPLQEDDSSLPAAFFEWELENTGDAAVAYTICLSAGNPKSTEKVANRYVELTGQEDRKIHAIQLTSEQYNHEHASFGDITIATDAAEVSYQEYWYRGGWCDNLEMFWHDFTQPGRFVNRHYEADESTAHRKDTASLAAHITLNSGEKKRIKFIISWSFPNVENNWNPARTGANSWKNYYATWFDDSKASAQYAMTNWERLYRDTLTFKDSLFASTVPGAVKDAVSANLSVIKSATTLRLTDGSFYGFEGCIEDLGCCEGSCTHVWNYAYALPFLFPRLERSMRELDFKYNKREDGRMSFRLMLPLGRERSDFRACADGQFGGVIKAYRDWKISGDTDWLRSIWPAVKESITYAWIGSNEDKWDPDKTGVLTGRQHHTLDMELYGPNSWLSGFYLAALKAGTEMAEALSEQESAAEFSELFQTGKRWVDEHLFNGEYYVQQVDLSDKELLEQFDDKTVAAYWNEELSEIKYQIADGCAIDQVVAQWHANLCGLGEIFDKQQTRSALQSLYRHNFKSSMRNEANTWRLYSLNDEGGLVICTWPEGTNKPAIPLTYNSETMTGFEYQAASHMIQEGLLDEGLSVVQAIRERYDGEKRNPWNEIECGSNYARSMASFSLLQAYSGFEYDMVAGMIGFKPVAVQDGVFRVLWSLDRGWGIYEEQANQAIVRVMGGDMQLNVLKLHEAHIARIECVKVGAAKLEYTTSGDAIYFTDAVCLDTQSELVVVLKQ